DNA sequence from the Pseudomonadota bacterium genome:
ATGAGGCGAAACAGATAAGAGTAGAAAGAATAATTATTAAAACATCGAAGATTCCGCAAGAAAAAGAGAGCATGAAGATTGCCCAGATATCAGATGTACATCTTGGGCTTTTGGTGGGGGAGGAGAGACTAAGGGCTATTGTTAATGTGGTAAAGAAAGCAAATCCTGATATTATCGTTTCAACAGGGGATATGATGGATGGGCAGATTAACAGGCTCAATAATCTTGCAGAACTACTTAAGGAAATTAACCCGCCATACGGGAAGTTTGCAGTAACAGGTAATCATGAATTTTATGCGGGCATTAAGAATGCGCTTGATTTTACAGAAAAAACAGGATTCAGGATGCTAAGAGGTGAATGGTTGACCGTTGCAGGGCTCATCAATATTGCTGGTGTTGATGATATAGCAGGGAAACCATATAATGTTTATAAAGATATTTTGGAGAAAGATTTACTTTCAGGAATTCCTCGTGAGAAATTCACCCTGTTGCTTAAACACAGGCCCGTTGTGGACCCGAATGCCATTGGTTTATTCGATTTACAACTTTCAGGGCATACACATAAGGGTCAAATTTTTCCTTTCAGGTATATCACACGGCTTTTTTTCCCCATGTATACAGGATATTTTAACCTCGGGAATAATTCAAATTTGTATGCGAGCAGAGGTTCGGGAACATGGGGACCACCAATTCGTTTCCTTACACCCCCTGAAGTTACAATCATTGAGCTGAAGCATATAAATAGATAATGAATTTGAATACATCTGGAACGATTCTTATATATCTGTACAAAAGAGGATCACAAGGGTATCTAAAATATTTTCTGGAATGTGAGAATTGAAATAAATTTGACTTACCCGATAAGACAATCTTATAATTCTTTTCGAATATGGTTTTAAATATAAAGAGCTTTTTGAAAGAGGATATTGGTAAAAAGGATATTACAACCAATTCTATTGTTAACGAAAGCCATACCTCAAAAGCCGTAATTCTGGCAAAAGCAAATGGGGTAATAGCCGGGCATATTTTTGTTAGGGAGGTTTTTAAGGTTCTCAGCAAAGAGATTCTTTATGAAGAAAAGAAGAAAGATGGTGAATATGTGTCTAAGGGGGATATACTGGCAGTAATTCAGGGCAAGACTCGTGCGATACTAACGGGTGAAAGGGTTGTATTAAACATCCTTCAGAGGTTATCAGGGATTGCAACCCTCACAAGAAATTTTGTGGAAGCGGTAAAAGGCACAGGAGTTAAAATTCTTGATACGAGGAAGACCTCACCGGGAATCAGGATGATGGAAAAATATGCAGTGCGGATGGGAGGAGGATATAACCATAGAGCCAATCTTACTGAAATGGCTCTTATCAAGGAAAATCATTTAGCAGTTGCACATTCTATAAAAGAAGCTGTAAAGAGGGTTAGAGAAAAGGCAAATGTTCCTATAGAAGTGGAAGTTAAAAATAAGAAGGAACTCAAAGAGGCAATTGATGCAAATGTTGATAGAATAATGCTTGACAACTGGGATCTAACATCAATTAAATATGCAGTTTCTTTCGTGAAAAAGAGGGTCCCCCTTGAGGTATCGGGAAACATGGATATTGAAAAGGCAAAAAGGGTTGCTAAAACAGGCGTTGATTTTATATCTGTAGGGGCATTGACCCATTCATTTAAATCCCTTGATATCAGTCTGTTGCTTGAAGGAATAAAATAGTGGATACTCAAAAACCATTGTTGGAAAGAAAAGAGATTCTTAAAAGAATAGAGCAAGCAAAGGATAAACTTGGAAGGGATTTGATAATACTTGCCCATTTCTATCAGGATGACGATATTGTGAGGTTTGCTGATTTTGTCGGAGATTCTCTTCAGCTTGCAGAAAAGGCTTCAAAAGATAAGGATGCCCGGTATATAGTTTTTTGCTCCGTCTCTTTTATGGCAGAGATGGCAAGGATTCTCTGTTCCCCGGAGCAAGAGGTTTTACATCCTGAACCTTATGCCCGGTGTCCCTTAGCTGACATGGCAGCAATAGAGCAGGTAGAGGGAGCCTGGATCGAATTAAAGAAACTGAATAAAAAGATAATCCCTGTTGTGTATGTGAATTCTAATGCCAATTTGAAAGCCTTTTGCGCCAGAAACGGGGGCATGGTATGTACATCATCAAATGTGAAACAGGTCTTTAACCATGTATT
Encoded proteins:
- the nadC gene encoding carboxylating nicotinate-nucleotide diphosphorylase, whose protein sequence is MVLNIKSFLKEDIGKKDITTNSIVNESHTSKAVILAKANGVIAGHIFVREVFKVLSKEILYEEKKKDGEYVSKGDILAVIQGKTRAILTGERVVLNILQRLSGIATLTRNFVEAVKGTGVKILDTRKTSPGIRMMEKYAVRMGGGYNHRANLTEMALIKENHLAVAHSIKEAVKRVREKANVPIEVEVKNKKELKEAIDANVDRIMLDNWDLTSIKYAVSFVKKRVPLEVSGNMDIEKAKRVAKTGVDFISVGALTHSFKSLDISLLLEGIK
- a CDS encoding metallophosphoesterase, yielding MSIFLTTFFLLYSGMHFYMFLKLRYAFPFEIKTGLCITAFMLVMIFAPVIVRMTEKAGHENFARFMAHSGYTWMAILFLFFSISVCIDFFRLCIYLSGLILEKDFLCIINAYRYFFIIPFLCSSFIASYGYYEAKQIRVERIIIKTSKIPQEKESMKIAQISDVHLGLLVGEERLRAIVNVVKKANPDIIVSTGDMMDGQINRLNNLAELLKEINPPYGKFAVTGNHEFYAGIKNALDFTEKTGFRMLRGEWLTVAGLINIAGVDDIAGKPYNVYKDILEKDLLSGIPREKFTLLLKHRPVVDPNAIGLFDLQLSGHTHKGQIFPFRYITRLFFPMYTGYFNLGNNSNLYASRGSGTWGPPIRFLTPPEVTIIELKHINR